Proteins co-encoded in one Flavivirga eckloniae genomic window:
- a CDS encoding serine hydrolase domain-containing protein — protein sequence MKIYLLLIYILITTIAFSQKKEYANEDLESKLDSLITNTMESEHIAGASYIIVKDGKTLLKKGYGYATLGKNAKPVNPDSTIFRIGSITKTFTVTALLQLEDRNLIDLDKDVNQYLKSVKVPATYNEPITASHLFTHSAGFDELRGRVVYKKGQQIALEDFLHDKLIRLRKPGIVPAYSTFGMALAGLLVEDISGFTLEEYMKRNIWEPLGMTMTSIELTKNQEKNLSIGYEYMNGINIPQLWEWYHTYPASSINSTTADMGKYLQMHLNLGEFNKNKILNPETALSMQTQQLSINPEVYGFAYGFYEKNQFGLKAYNHGGDMLGYSSFITLVPEINLGVFVVHHHENTNLRNKVISQVLEHFGTKDVINPNPKRMNSDVSKFTGNYKWMSTCSTCLDSDKQKTYELTANKDNTLSGFGRKFYQVEPLLFKSYDGKRVMGFLQNNSRKIKYLSLGNVNVFEKVE from the coding sequence ATGAAAATTTATCTTTTATTAATATATATACTAATAACGACTATCGCATTTTCACAAAAAAAAGAATATGCAAACGAAGATTTAGAGAGTAAACTAGATTCTTTAATTACAAACACAATGGAATCCGAGCATATCGCTGGAGCCTCATATATTATCGTAAAAGATGGAAAAACGTTATTAAAAAAAGGTTATGGATATGCTACTCTAGGCAAAAATGCAAAACCCGTAAACCCAGATTCTACAATTTTCAGAATTGGCTCAATAACAAAAACATTTACCGTAACAGCACTTCTTCAACTTGAAGATAGGAACTTGATTGATTTAGACAAAGATGTAAATCAATATCTAAAATCAGTAAAAGTCCCAGCCACTTATAATGAACCGATAACAGCTTCACATCTTTTTACACATAGTGCTGGATTTGATGAATTGAGAGGAAGAGTAGTTTATAAAAAAGGTCAACAAATAGCATTAGAAGATTTTCTTCACGATAAATTGATACGATTAAGAAAACCCGGAATTGTACCGGCATATTCTACTTTCGGTATGGCACTTGCTGGATTATTGGTGGAGGATATTAGTGGATTTACTCTCGAAGAATATATGAAAAGGAACATTTGGGAGCCACTTGGAATGACAATGACAAGCATAGAATTAACAAAAAATCAAGAAAAAAATTTATCAATAGGTTACGAATATATGAATGGCATCAACATTCCGCAACTCTGGGAGTGGTATCATACTTACCCTGCTTCCTCAATTAATAGTACTACCGCAGATATGGGGAAGTATCTGCAAATGCATCTTAATCTCGGTGAATTCAACAAGAATAAAATTTTAAACCCAGAAACAGCTTTATCAATGCAAACCCAACAACTCTCTATAAATCCAGAAGTTTATGGTTTTGCATATGGTTTTTATGAAAAAAACCAATTTGGTCTTAAAGCATATAATCACGGAGGAGATATGCTGGGATATAGCTCGTTCATAACACTAGTTCCCGAAATTAATTTGGGAGTATTTGTCGTTCATCATCACGAAAACACGAACTTAAGAAATAAAGTTATATCTCAGGTTTTAGAGCATTTTGGAACTAAAGATGTAATCAATCCAAATCCTAAAAGAATGAATAGTGATGTTTCCAAATTTACTGGAAATTATAAATGGATGTCCACCTGTAGTACATGCCTTGATAGTGACAAGCAAAAAACTTACGAACTAACTGCAAATAAAGATAATACTCTTTCAGGTTTTGGTAGAAAATTTTATCAAGTAGAACCATTATTGTTCAAAAGTTACGATGGAAAAAGGGTTATGGGTTTTTTACAAAATAACAGTAGAAAAATTAAGTATTTGTCTTTAGGAAATGTAAACGTATTTGAGAAAGTGGAATAA